A window from Purpureocillium takamizusanense chromosome 3, complete sequence encodes these proteins:
- a CDS encoding uncharacterized protein (EggNog:ENOG503P8RP) translates to MGQSIIDRIQAKLELFRLEQRYTRRRHRRSTFVSNAIYVDGEYIYQTPNSTGSSTDSSATRVDALHGERAIAVSAAKHTAQMAATTTTVTTEIPTAERKRLNRFSSIPSFGGAFGGGNKDRPKVVERRTSMIR, encoded by the coding sequence atgggccAAAGCATCATCGACCGTATCCAGGCCAAGCTGGAGCTCTTCCGCCTTGAGCAGCGCTacacgcgccgccgtcatcgccgctcCACCTTCGTCTCCAACGCCATctacgtcgacggcgagtaCATCTACCAGACGCCCAACAGCACCGGCTCCTCGACCGACTCGAGCGCTACCCGCGTTGACGCCCTGCACGGCGAGAGGGCCAttgccgtctccgccgccaagcACACGGCCCAGAtggctgccaccaccacgactGTCACCACCGAGATCCCTACCGCCGAGCGCAAGCGACTAAACCGGTTCAGCTCCATTCCcagcttcggcggcgcctttggcggcggcaacaaggaCAGGCCAAAGGTTGTGGAGCGTCGCACCAGCATGATCAGATAG